One genomic window of Pseudomonadota bacterium includes the following:
- a CDS encoding Crp/Fnr family transcriptional regulator: protein MSSLLPNEVRTWTGLPGCDHLRRVDLFSELSDDDLRTMAGRSVTRRVRAGGLIVGQGEPAEGFYVVAAGRAKVVLFGETGRELTLRVLGPGDFFGEEVVLEHGTVPTSLVAIEQTLLVVIDRAAFIAALERCPRAALRLVRHMAERTRRSDALIGGLALHDVGARLVRALIDLGEAQGEPRDDGVFIRRRPTQQDLANMVGTSRESVSRALSAMARRGLVVARGRSLLLRRALMEAQSAAA, encoded by the coding sequence ATGTCGAGCCTCTTGCCGAACGAAGTCAGGACCTGGACCGGCCTCCCCGGTTGCGACCACCTGAGACGGGTGGATCTTTTCTCGGAGCTCAGCGACGACGATCTACGGACGATGGCCGGCCGCTCCGTGACGCGGCGTGTTCGGGCCGGTGGCCTGATCGTCGGTCAGGGCGAACCCGCCGAGGGTTTCTACGTCGTCGCCGCGGGCCGCGCCAAGGTCGTGCTCTTTGGGGAGACCGGTCGTGAGCTGACGCTGCGGGTCCTCGGACCGGGCGACTTCTTCGGCGAAGAGGTCGTGCTCGAGCACGGCACCGTGCCGACGAGTCTGGTGGCGATCGAACAGACGCTGCTGGTGGTGATCGACCGGGCGGCCTTCATCGCGGCGCTCGAGCGCTGTCCGCGCGCCGCGCTGCGCCTCGTGCGACACATGGCTGAGCGCACTCGGCGCAGCGATGCGTTGATCGGTGGGTTGGCCTTGCATGATGTCGGGGCGCGGCTGGTGCGTGCGCTGATCGACCTGGGCGAGGCTCAGGGTGAGCCGCGCGACGATGGGGTCTTCATTCGCCGGCGCCCCACCCAGCAGGACCTTGCCAACATGGTGGGTACCTCGCGGGAGAGCGTTTCACGCGCGCTCTCGGCGATGGCGCGCCGCGGGCTCGTGGTCGCGCGCGGCCGCTCGCTGCTGCTGCGGCGCGCGCTGATGGAGGCGCAGAGCGCCGCCGCCTGA
- a CDS encoding VWA domain-containing protein, which yields MFSVLIRTPAAAPRRSTLIGCAAALALAAALACDRGPPQRAPSLVSRIELAAGNVAFQGPEGKWQPASSGLLLRHGARVRTGAGDRALIRMDDGSAVFLRQDTEVLLDRSALRLERGELWVDAPVREGEPSPYRAGAVAVSASAAGFDLRRSGEQVEVYVARGFAVVDARGGRSEVQAGERLSVVPGQAPKIKPVAFWEDWTGGMADRAPGGLGGAAAGRIYAIDRSAPGSAPRELEVRYQRVAVMIRDGVARTTVEQSFFNAGATPVEGYYWFTVPEGAAVDRFALEVNGTLIEGEVIERDQAARHYEQAVRASRDPALLEWVDARTFRARVFPIATMGERRVLLSYIELLPTIDRTVRYLYPMAGLPRVQEFALDVDLGEEGRDLKVATTTDARIEGRGAKVTMRRSGFRPQGDFLLELVQAKVAPLRAARVASSRGEADYVMLRYAPDLDWNAVKAPDGDVVVVVDTSASGDDAERQLRADIAEAVLRALSAGDHFALIAVDLTPRVVYPPQGLAQANDGEVGRALDRLAAVVRGGATDLGAVLDVALQRLHGKAQPAVVYVGDGRPTVGELDGEALAERVTRSIAGSSARLFTIAAGPGSDHALLERLARIGGGRAFRVDLPQQAVQEGLRFVGGLKTPTITDLVIDAGAGLDQVFLSTAGKVSRGEEVVLLARTHHPLPATMRVSGKLGGVPFEARSYPVAPEQGARAAYVPKLWARRYLAQLLGTDRVQNRGTIVRLGVDYSLMTPFSSFLVLESEAAYQEQGIQRKPRDPLWGVVPQAAIEVIAAAPLALFGCDGDRPSASTTTVSAAPGGGLRVLSARAPEQRGLAVGGLRVQSAAKAVASERSAAMVGLGTPSAPSPALGSSDRYASGPAGAPPALKDGLRLGRRGSSGRAAESEANAAQADQEAATLAASAAVEQRDYCSDASRRPLYFRLELWRQRLEAAGDVYGWVAVYREASARCELPHQRDRRALLELLQERVSSASDATVLLAALEPAARVVVQRQLLRRAIAADFAAAIGGGEAAEWAQAEATLAQGSGWQERISALRRLCGERPNALGCVERLIVTLRQAGQPRQALIEAERVRALGLANPRILQQQGDLLVELGRGEEARRVYSELVEFAPSDAQARQLLGDIFLRHGWHEDAFRQYQTLVDRRRDDPTTLLRLAAAAAGSGHVDQALRLERQVAGGEGEPGPEDPRRWARLWSALRLGRLLLASAGSKASALQGMQRSLQRLQVLPAGGALVLLSWQDYDATLALELGAGSRGRVAVEAIDAGRTGLYALALPSLTEDALPLELKGLRLPPDRQVRARLTLLRWDGTRLRGTQQEVILQASADPQAPPVVRELVLPLS from the coding sequence ATGTTCAGCGTCCTCATCCGCACGCCGGCTGCCGCGCCGCGCCGCAGCACCCTGATTGGCTGCGCCGCGGCCCTCGCCCTCGCTGCGGCCCTCGCCTGCGACCGCGGCCCGCCTCAGCGCGCGCCCTCGCTGGTCTCGCGAATCGAGCTCGCCGCCGGTAACGTCGCGTTCCAGGGGCCCGAGGGGAAGTGGCAGCCGGCCAGCAGCGGTCTGCTGCTGCGGCACGGCGCGCGGGTGCGAACGGGGGCTGGCGATCGTGCCCTGATCCGCATGGACGACGGCAGCGCCGTCTTCCTCCGTCAGGACACCGAGGTGCTGCTCGACCGGAGTGCGCTACGGCTGGAGCGGGGCGAGCTCTGGGTCGATGCGCCCGTCCGCGAGGGGGAGCCCTCGCCCTACCGCGCCGGTGCGGTGGCGGTCTCGGCCTCGGCGGCTGGGTTCGACCTGCGACGGAGCGGCGAGCAGGTGGAGGTCTACGTGGCCCGCGGGTTCGCGGTGGTCGATGCCCGAGGGGGCCGCAGCGAGGTCCAGGCGGGCGAGCGTCTGAGCGTCGTGCCGGGCCAGGCGCCCAAGATCAAGCCGGTCGCCTTCTGGGAGGATTGGACCGGCGGCATGGCGGATCGCGCGCCGGGCGGCCTCGGGGGCGCCGCGGCTGGCCGAATCTACGCCATCGATCGGAGCGCGCCGGGCAGCGCGCCGCGCGAGCTCGAGGTCCGCTACCAAAGGGTAGCGGTGATGATCCGCGACGGCGTGGCGCGGACCACCGTGGAGCAGAGCTTCTTCAACGCCGGTGCCACCCCCGTCGAGGGCTACTACTGGTTCACCGTGCCCGAGGGGGCGGCCGTCGATCGCTTCGCCCTCGAGGTGAATGGCACGCTGATCGAGGGCGAGGTGATCGAGCGCGACCAGGCCGCCCGGCACTATGAGCAGGCCGTGCGCGCGAGCCGCGACCCCGCGCTGCTCGAGTGGGTCGACGCGCGGACCTTCCGGGCGCGGGTCTTTCCGATCGCCACGATGGGCGAGCGCCGGGTGCTGCTGTCCTATATCGAGCTGCTGCCGACGATCGACCGCACCGTCCGCTACCTCTACCCGATGGCCGGCTTGCCGCGCGTGCAGGAGTTCGCGCTGGACGTGGACCTGGGCGAGGAGGGCCGCGACCTCAAGGTCGCCACCACGACGGATGCGCGTATCGAGGGGCGCGGCGCGAAGGTGACGATGCGCCGCTCGGGCTTTCGCCCGCAGGGCGACTTCTTGCTCGAGCTGGTTCAAGCGAAGGTCGCGCCGCTGCGCGCGGCCCGCGTCGCCAGCAGCCGTGGCGAGGCCGATTATGTGATGCTGCGCTACGCGCCGGATCTGGACTGGAACGCCGTCAAGGCGCCGGACGGGGACGTCGTGGTCGTGGTCGATACTTCGGCGAGCGGCGATGACGCCGAGCGGCAGCTACGGGCCGATATCGCCGAGGCGGTGTTGCGCGCGCTCTCGGCCGGCGACCATTTCGCGCTGATCGCCGTCGACCTGACGCCGCGCGTGGTGTACCCGCCGCAGGGGCTGGCCCAGGCCAACGACGGGGAGGTCGGCCGGGCGCTCGATCGGCTGGCGGCGGTCGTCCGCGGTGGGGCGACGGATCTGGGGGCCGTGCTCGACGTGGCGCTCCAGCGCCTGCACGGCAAGGCGCAGCCCGCGGTGGTCTATGTCGGCGACGGGCGGCCGACGGTGGGCGAGCTCGACGGCGAGGCGCTGGCGGAGCGCGTGACGCGATCGATCGCCGGATCGTCGGCGCGGCTCTTCACCATCGCCGCCGGTCCGGGCAGCGACCATGCGCTGCTCGAGCGGCTGGCGCGGATCGGCGGTGGACGGGCCTTTCGCGTCGACCTACCGCAGCAGGCCGTGCAGGAGGGTCTGCGCTTCGTCGGCGGGTTGAAGACGCCCACGATCACGGATCTGGTGATCGACGCGGGCGCGGGCCTCGACCAGGTCTTCCTCTCGACGGCGGGCAAGGTCTCACGCGGCGAAGAGGTCGTGCTGCTCGCGCGGACGCACCATCCCTTGCCCGCCACCATGCGCGTCAGCGGCAAGCTCGGTGGCGTGCCCTTCGAGGCGCGCAGCTACCCCGTGGCGCCGGAGCAGGGCGCGCGGGCGGCCTACGTGCCCAAGCTCTGGGCGCGACGCTACCTAGCCCAGCTGCTCGGCACCGACCGCGTGCAGAACCGCGGGACGATCGTGCGGCTCGGCGTCGACTACAGTCTGATGACGCCCTTCTCCTCGTTCCTGGTGCTCGAGAGCGAGGCCGCCTACCAGGAGCAGGGCATTCAGCGCAAGCCACGCGACCCGCTCTGGGGCGTGGTGCCGCAGGCCGCGATCGAGGTGATCGCGGCGGCACCGCTGGCGCTCTTTGGCTGCGACGGAGACCGCCCGTCGGCGTCGACGACCACGGTGAGCGCGGCGCCCGGCGGGGGGCTGCGTGTGCTCTCGGCGCGCGCGCCGGAGCAGCGCGGGCTTGCGGTGGGGGGGCTGCGCGTGCAGTCCGCTGCGAAGGCGGTGGCGAGCGAGCGGTCGGCAGCCATGGTGGGCTTGGGCACGCCTAGCGCGCCGTCCCCGGCCCTAGGCAGCAGCGACCGCTATGCCAGCGGGCCTGCCGGAGCACCGCCTGCGCTCAAGGACGGGCTGCGCCTCGGGCGCCGCGGCAGCTCCGGGCGCGCGGCCGAGAGCGAGGCCAATGCGGCCCAGGCGGATCAGGAGGCGGCGACGCTGGCGGCGAGCGCCGCGGTCGAGCAGAGGGACTACTGCAGCGACGCGTCGCGCCGTCCGCTCTACTTCCGCCTCGAGCTCTGGCGCCAGCGACTCGAGGCCGCCGGCGACGTCTACGGCTGGGTCGCCGTCTATCGCGAGGCCAGCGCGCGTTGCGAGTTGCCCCATCAGCGCGATCGCCGCGCCCTGCTCGAGCTCTTGCAAGAGCGGGTCAGCAGCGCGTCAGATGCGACGGTCTTGCTCGCTGCCCTGGAGCCTGCGGCGCGCGTGGTCGTGCAGCGACAGCTGCTGCGCCGGGCAATCGCGGCCGACTTCGCCGCGGCGATTGGTGGTGGTGAGGCGGCGGAGTGGGCGCAAGCCGAGGCGACCCTGGCCCAGGGCAGCGGCTGGCAAGAGCGCATCAGCGCGCTGCGCCGGCTCTGCGGCGAGCGACCGAACGCCCTCGGTTGCGTCGAGCGCCTGATCGTCACCCTGCGGCAGGCGGGCCAGCCGCGGCAGGCGCTGATCGAGGCCGAGCGCGTCCGGGCCCTGGGCCTGGCGAATCCGCGCATCCTGCAGCAACAGGGCGACCTGCTGGTGGAGCTCGGTCGGGGTGAGGAGGCGCGACGGGTCTACTCCGAGCTGGTGGAGTTCGCGCCCTCCGATGCGCAGGCCCGCCAGCTCCTCGGGGACATCTTTCTGCGCCACGGTTGGCACGAGGACGCCTTTCGCCAGTATCAAACCCTCGTCGATCGGCGGCGCGACGATCCTACGACGCTGCTGCGGCTGGCGGCTGCCGCCGCGGGCAGCGGGCACGTCGACCAGGCGCTGCGCCTCGAGCGACAGGTCGCGGGGGGTGAGGGCGAGCCGGGCCCCGAGGATCCCCGGCGCTGGGCGCGACTCTGGTCGGCCTTGCGCCTCGGGCGGCTCCTCTTGGCGAGCGCGGGGAGCAAGGCGAGCGCCCTGCAGGGCATGCAGCGCAGCTTGCAGCGGCTACAGGTGTTGCCGGCGGGTGGGGCCTTGGTGCTCCTGAGCTGGCAGGACTACGACGCCACGCTGGCGCTGGAGCTCGGCGCCGGGAGCCGCGGTCGGGTCGCCGTCGAGGCCATCGACGCCGGGCGAACGGGGCTCTACGCACTGGCCCTGCCGAGCCTGACGGAGGACGCGCTGCCGCTGGAGCTCAAAGGCCTGCGCTTGCCGCCCGACCGCCAAGTAAGGGCGCGGCTGACGCTGCTGCGTTGGGATGGTACGCGCCTGCGCGGCACGCAACAGGAGGTAATCCTGCAGGCGTCGGCCGACCCGCAGGCCCCGCCCGTGGTGCGCGAGCTCGTGCTGCCCCTGTCCTGA
- a CDS encoding OmpA family protein, translated as MFAILVALQGVGAAQGGAEFPSVRFEPAVSPLNLFQTEGGQTLPHLGFSAGFYLHYAHRPFELVRKSDDKVLAQLIDYQVNFDLLLAIGLFNRFELGLGLPVTLDQSSDGLGVLRPSNPSSGLAAGVGDLRIVPKARILTAGWFTLSASAPLAVPTGNRRNLLGSAGVTFAPRIIAAADFGPRVGAAINLGYRFRKDDSFKVSTDQANVAVDDEFLFSAGARVGLLLRRLDFIADLTGGLSTKDLDAEEVNAELLGGLRLYLPLGFSASVGAGPGLTQGAGTPAFRVFGNLFFQFPEQAHEPAEAVSSAVGDLDGDGITDDKDRCPRQPEDLDGFEDADGCPDPDNDRDGLLDTVDRCPLEPEDADGFEDADGCPDADNDKDGIADAQDQCPLAAEDRDGYADEDGCPDVDNDDDGILDVNDKCPNDPETINGVDDDDGCPDTGKGPVQIIGRKITVPRIYFATGKDVILARSLAVLRRAAELIRDNKWIKKLRVEGHTDSVGADAYNLDLSQRRAASVMRVLNDHGVDASRVTSEGLGETQPIANNATSAGRAANRRVDLIITDPAGSSTAVGVPAPAAAAPR; from the coding sequence GTGTTCGCAATCCTCGTCGCGCTCCAGGGCGTCGGCGCGGCGCAGGGTGGCGCCGAGTTCCCGTCGGTGCGCTTCGAGCCCGCGGTCAGCCCGCTGAACCTCTTTCAGACCGAAGGCGGGCAGACCCTGCCGCACCTCGGCTTCTCGGCGGGCTTTTATCTGCACTATGCCCACCGTCCCTTCGAGCTCGTGCGCAAGAGCGACGACAAGGTGTTGGCCCAGCTGATCGACTACCAGGTCAACTTCGACCTGCTGCTGGCGATCGGGCTCTTCAACCGCTTCGAGCTTGGCCTCGGCTTGCCGGTGACGCTCGACCAGTCCTCCGATGGCCTGGGGGTGCTGCGGCCGAGCAATCCGAGCAGCGGGCTCGCCGCCGGTGTCGGTGATCTGCGGATCGTGCCCAAGGCCCGCATCCTCACTGCTGGCTGGTTCACGCTCTCGGCCAGCGCGCCCTTGGCTGTACCGACGGGCAATCGTAGGAACCTGCTCGGCAGCGCTGGGGTGACCTTCGCGCCGCGCATCATCGCAGCGGCTGATTTTGGTCCGCGGGTTGGAGCGGCGATCAACCTGGGCTATCGCTTCCGCAAGGACGACAGCTTCAAGGTCAGCACCGACCAGGCGAACGTGGCGGTGGACGACGAGTTTCTGTTCTCGGCCGGAGCGCGCGTGGGCTTGTTGCTGCGTCGGCTCGACTTCATCGCCGATTTGACGGGCGGCCTCTCCACCAAGGACCTCGACGCCGAGGAGGTCAACGCCGAGCTGCTCGGGGGCCTGCGCCTCTACCTGCCGCTTGGCTTCTCGGCGAGCGTCGGCGCCGGGCCCGGTCTGACGCAGGGGGCAGGGACGCCCGCGTTCCGCGTCTTCGGCAATCTCTTCTTCCAATTCCCCGAGCAGGCGCATGAGCCCGCCGAGGCGGTGAGCAGCGCGGTGGGCGACCTCGACGGTGACGGCATCACCGACGATAAGGACCGCTGCCCGCGGCAGCCGGAGGACCTCGATGGCTTCGAGGATGCCGACGGTTGTCCGGATCCCGACAACGACCGCGATGGCCTGCTCGACACGGTCGATCGCTGTCCGCTCGAGCCCGAGGATGCCGATGGCTTCGAGGACGCCGACGGCTGTCCGGACGCGGATAACGACAAGGACGGCATCGCCGACGCGCAGGACCAGTGCCCGCTGGCGGCGGAAGATCGCGACGGCTACGCCGACGAGGATGGTTGCCCCGACGTGGACAACGACGACGACGGGATCCTCGACGTCAACGATAAGTGCCCGAACGATCCCGAGACGATCAATGGCGTCGACGACGACGACGGCTGCCCCGACACCGGCAAGGGCCCGGTGCAGATCATCGGGCGCAAGATCACCGTGCCGCGCATCTACTTCGCCACCGGCAAGGACGTCATCTTGGCGCGCAGCCTCGCGGTGTTGCGCCGCGCCGCGGAGCTGATTCGCGACAACAAATGGATCAAGAAGCTGCGCGTCGAGGGACATACCGACAGCGTGGGCGCCGACGCCTACAACCTCGATCTGTCCCAGCGCCGTGCGGCGAGCGTGATGCGGGTGCTCAACGACCATGGGGTGGACGCCAGTCGCGTGACCTCGGAGGGCCTCGGCGAGACCCAGCCGATCGCCAACAACGCCACCAGCGCCGGGCGGGCCGCCAATCGGCGCGTCGATCTGATCATCACGGACCCCGCGGGGTCGAGCACAGCGGTCGGGGTGCCGGCACCGGCCGCGGCGGCGCCGCGCTAG
- the guaA gene encoding glutamine-hydrolyzing GMP synthase, with protein sequence MGIVVIDFGSQYTQLIARRIRELHVYSEIHPCSVDLALLRELRPDGLILSGGPASCYEPGAPQISAEVLELGVPVLGICYGMQLLGKLCGGTITPGQKREYGRAVVQIIDTSCPLWRGFDPADEVSVWMSHGDRVEALPAGFSVAASSENAPVAAAWNPERRVYGVQFHPEVAHTPRGEAILANFVHEVCGCQAQWTMASFVETQVAAIRERTGSAARVICGLSGGVDSSVAAALVSRAIGDRLTCIFVDNGLLRAGEAQQVERVFRDELQLPLVVVPARERFLRRLEGITDPERKRVLIGNEFVAVFEEEARKLSPAAGFLVQGTLYPDVIESVSFKGPSATIKTHHNVGGLPERMQLKLIEPLRELFKDEVRRLGEDLALPHQLLWRQPFPGPGLAVRMIGEVTEQRLDLLRRADAIIEEEVRAAGLYDSIWQAFGVLLPIQTVGVMGDSRTYEAVLAVRAVHSTDGMTADWSRLPHELLATISNRVINEVRGINRVVYDISSKPPATIEWE encoded by the coding sequence ATGGGAATTGTCGTCATTGATTTCGGGTCGCAGTACACGCAGCTGATCGCGCGCCGCATTCGCGAGCTGCACGTCTACAGCGAGATTCACCCCTGCAGCGTCGATCTCGCCTTGCTGCGCGAGCTGCGCCCCGACGGTCTGATCCTCTCCGGGGGGCCGGCGAGCTGCTACGAGCCCGGGGCGCCACAGATCAGCGCCGAGGTGCTCGAGCTCGGCGTGCCGGTGCTCGGCATTTGCTACGGGATGCAGCTGCTCGGCAAGCTCTGTGGCGGCACGATCACGCCGGGCCAGAAGCGCGAATACGGGCGGGCTGTGGTGCAGATCATCGACACGAGCTGTCCGCTCTGGCGCGGCTTCGACCCCGCCGACGAGGTGAGTGTTTGGATGAGCCACGGCGATCGGGTCGAGGCGCTCCCTGCCGGCTTCAGCGTCGCGGCCTCGAGCGAGAACGCGCCGGTGGCGGCGGCCTGGAACCCCGAGCGCCGGGTCTACGGCGTGCAGTTCCATCCCGAGGTGGCGCATACGCCGCGCGGCGAGGCGATCCTCGCCAACTTCGTCCATGAGGTCTGCGGCTGTCAGGCGCAATGGACGATGGCCTCGTTCGTCGAGACGCAGGTGGCAGCGATCCGAGAGCGAACCGGGTCCGCGGCGCGCGTGATCTGCGGCCTCTCCGGCGGCGTGGATTCCTCGGTAGCGGCGGCCCTCGTCAGTCGCGCGATCGGCGACAGGCTGACCTGCATCTTCGTCGACAATGGCCTGCTCCGGGCGGGCGAGGCGCAGCAGGTCGAGCGCGTTTTTCGCGATGAGCTGCAGCTCCCGCTGGTGGTCGTGCCGGCCCGCGAGCGCTTCCTGCGCCGCCTGGAAGGGATCACCGACCCCGAACGCAAGCGGGTGCTGATCGGCAACGAGTTCGTCGCAGTGTTCGAGGAGGAGGCGCGCAAGCTCTCGCCAGCGGCCGGCTTCCTGGTGCAGGGCACGCTCTATCCCGATGTGATCGAGAGCGTGTCCTTCAAGGGGCCCTCGGCGACGATCAAGACGCACCATAACGTGGGCGGTTTGCCCGAGCGGATGCAGCTCAAGCTGATCGAACCGCTACGCGAGCTCTTCAAGGACGAGGTGCGGCGCCTGGGCGAGGATCTGGCGCTGCCGCATCAGCTGCTTTGGCGTCAGCCCTTCCCGGGACCGGGCCTGGCGGTCCGGATGATCGGGGAGGTGACCGAGCAGCGCCTCGACCTGCTCCGGCGGGCCGACGCGATCATCGAAGAAGAGGTGCGGGCGGCTGGCCTCTACGACAGCATCTGGCAGGCCTTCGGCGTGCTGCTGCCGATCCAGACCGTTGGGGTGATGGGGGACAGTCGGACCTACGAGGCGGTCCTCGCGGTGCGGGCCGTGCACTCGACCGACGGCATGACGGCGGACTGGTCGCGCCTGCCGCATGAGCTGCTGGCGACGATCAGCAATCGCGTGATCAACGAGGTCCGCGGAATCAACCGCGTCGTCTACGACATCTCCTCCAAGCCACCGGCGACCATCGAGTGGGAGTGA
- the sppA gene encoding signal peptide peptidase SppA: MRRRAALLALLAPLVAPATAAAQSSQPLRPLGGEAPTAGIRLHTPTPVGTGDASAIEINPAALAQLEAGSLVLQHTELRSTSRLQGEGDALFAASPVPYLPSLVLGGGLQWLRPATAIGYADSVKLSLGASWTPDPALALGAVWTHFWSNDDPALDRLSSVDVGLLVRPAPWLALGLAVRDLTTPVLAGLPLQRSYDLELAWRPLGNRRLELGAGVVAGERRGDLDPSLRVVAEPWPGLQLFAQAQLVTRDFYRNGDRVSDLRGNVGLQLALERARAAISTVVGRSLAAGAGPLGEHPGTRSAYQGVSVSLALDGARRAPLVQPSPRLVQLELSGKLTQRRLIRLVQALRALERRADVRGLLLRIGALDAGWAQAQELRAWIHRLRRAGKRVLAYLEAPATQHYYVAAAADRLLIDDAGGVRLQGLGETHFYLRGLFDHIGVQPQFVRIAEYKTAPEGLTRRGPSAPARAMTTARLDDVFEQLVQDLARDRRLPPARVRALIDHGPFTALQAQRAGLIDEVLAPAELRRRVQRNTRAELVPLAVVARGRDRWPGGPAIAVVVIDGDIIDGHSRTVPLLGRELVGDETVVAALEAARLDAKIRAVVLRIDSPGGSALASHHLWAAVRALRRVKPVVVSLANIAASGGYYAACAGDRIFAQPAAITGSIGIFTGKVNVGGLLRRLGIGHATSLRGARAGLDSPVTPYSAEEERFILQQLQHFYRQFLGAVAAGRGLTQDAVHAVARGRIWTGAQAQRQHLVDAVGGLQEALVEAQRRAGLADDAAFELVVLPKRDAGLLARAGRLLTPDQPSDASTLLPQVLSAALADLPLPLWYARSGQALARLPYELVSTP, from the coding sequence ATGCGTCGCCGCGCGGCCCTGCTCGCCTTGCTGGCGCCCCTCGTCGCCCCGGCCACCGCCGCGGCTCAAAGCAGCCAGCCGCTGCGCCCGCTCGGCGGCGAGGCGCCCACTGCGGGCATCCGCCTGCACACGCCGACCCCCGTCGGCACGGGCGACGCCTCGGCGATCGAGATCAACCCCGCGGCGCTCGCCCAGCTCGAGGCTGGCAGCCTCGTGCTGCAGCATACGGAGCTGCGCAGCACCAGCCGCCTGCAGGGGGAGGGCGACGCGCTCTTCGCGGCGAGCCCGGTGCCCTATTTGCCCTCCCTCGTGCTTGGCGGCGGCCTGCAGTGGCTGCGCCCGGCCACCGCGATCGGCTACGCCGACAGCGTCAAGCTCAGCCTCGGCGCGAGTTGGACGCCGGACCCGGCGCTTGCCCTCGGGGCGGTGTGGACGCACTTCTGGTCCAATGATGACCCCGCGCTCGACCGGCTGAGCAGCGTCGACGTCGGCCTGCTCGTCCGGCCGGCGCCGTGGCTGGCGCTTGGCCTCGCGGTCCGCGATCTGACGACGCCCGTGCTGGCAGGCCTCCCGCTGCAGCGCAGCTACGACCTCGAGCTGGCCTGGCGCCCGCTGGGGAATCGCCGCCTGGAGCTCGGCGCGGGGGTCGTGGCCGGCGAGCGGCGCGGCGATCTCGACCCCTCCCTGCGCGTGGTCGCCGAGCCTTGGCCTGGGCTTCAGCTCTTCGCTCAGGCGCAGCTCGTGACCCGCGACTTTTACCGCAACGGCGATCGCGTCTCGGACCTGCGCGGCAACGTCGGCCTGCAGCTCGCCCTCGAGCGCGCACGCGCCGCGATCTCGACGGTCGTCGGGCGCTCACTGGCCGCGGGCGCGGGCCCACTCGGCGAGCATCCGGGCACGCGCTCCGCCTACCAGGGGGTCAGCGTCTCCCTGGCCCTCGACGGCGCGCGCCGGGCGCCGCTGGTCCAGCCCTCGCCGCGCTTGGTGCAACTCGAGCTCAGTGGCAAGCTGACTCAGCGGCGGCTGATCAGGCTAGTGCAAGCGCTGCGCGCCCTCGAGCGCCGCGCGGACGTGCGCGGCCTGCTGCTGCGCATCGGCGCCCTCGACGCCGGTTGGGCCCAGGCGCAGGAGCTTCGCGCCTGGATTCATCGCCTGCGCCGCGCGGGAAAGCGCGTGCTGGCCTATCTCGAGGCGCCCGCCACCCAGCATTACTACGTGGCCGCGGCGGCGGACCGCCTGCTGATCGACGACGCCGGTGGCGTACGCCTGCAGGGCCTGGGCGAGACGCATTTCTACCTGCGCGGCCTCTTCGACCACATCGGGGTGCAGCCGCAGTTCGTGCGCATCGCCGAGTACAAGACGGCGCCCGAGGGGCTGACCCGCAGGGGGCCCTCGGCGCCCGCGCGCGCGATGACGACGGCGCGGCTCGACGACGTCTTCGAGCAGCTCGTGCAGGACCTCGCGCGCGACCGGCGCCTGCCGCCCGCGAGGGTCCGCGCCCTGATCGATCACGGCCCCTTCACCGCCCTTCAGGCCCAACGCGCCGGGCTGATCGACGAGGTCCTGGCACCGGCCGAGCTGCGGCGCCGGGTGCAACGCAACACCCGGGCCGAGCTGGTACCGCTGGCGGTCGTCGCGCGCGGGCGCGATCGCTGGCCCGGCGGCCCAGCGATCGCCGTCGTCGTCATCGACGGCGACATCATCGACGGGCATAGCCGCACGGTACCGCTGCTGGGCCGTGAGCTCGTCGGCGACGAGACGGTCGTCGCGGCGCTCGAGGCCGCGCGGCTCGACGCGAAGATCCGCGCCGTCGTCCTGCGCATCGACAGTCCGGGTGGATCGGCCCTGGCCAGCCACCATCTCTGGGCGGCCGTACGCGCCCTGCGCCGGGTCAAACCGGTGGTCGTCTCGCTGGCCAATATCGCGGCCTCGGGCGGGTACTACGCGGCCTGCGCCGGCGATCGGATCTTCGCCCAGCCCGCAGCGATCACGGGATCGATCGGGATCTTCACCGGCAAGGTCAACGTCGGCGGCCTCCTGCGCCGCCTGGGTATCGGCCACGCCACCAGCTTGCGCGGGGCACGGGCCGGCCTCGACTCCCCCGTAACGCCCTATAGCGCCGAGGAGGAGCGCTTCATCCTCCAGCAGCTACAGCACTTCTATCGCCAGTTCCTCGGCGCGGTAGCCGCCGGCAGAGGCCTGACCCAGGACGCCGTCCACGCCGTCGCCCGAGGGCGCATCTGGACCGGTGCGCAGGCGCAAAGGCAGCACCTCGTCGACGCGGTGGGCGGCCTGCAAGAGGCGCTCGTCGAAGCCCAGCGCCGCGCCGGCCTGGCCGACGACGCCGCGTTCGAGCTGGTCGTTCTGCCCAAGCGCGACGCCGGGCTGCTGGCGCGGGCCGGGCGCCTGCTGACGCCGGACCAGCCCAGCGACGCCAGCACGCTGCTACCGCAAGTGCTCAGCGCCGCCCTCGCCGACCTGCCCCTGCCGCTCTGGTACGCCCGCTCGGGCCAGGCCCTGGCCCGCCTACCCTACGAGCTGGTCAGCACGCCCTAA